The Brachyspira aalborgi genome has a segment encoding these proteins:
- the gatC gene encoding Asp-tRNA(Asn)/Glu-tRNA(Gln) amidotransferase subunit GatC yields the protein MKTDREELEALLYQTRLRIEENQKEEMLSRLNKDLEFIEDLFEVNVENIPPLYHVIDLPEYLREDEAGETLDNQTIMNLCRSGEYGYIVVPAVPAALENSEHQAKKISK from the coding sequence ATGAAAACAGACAGAGAAGAATTAGAAGCGCTTTTATATCAAACAAGATTAAGAATAGAAGAAAATCAAAAAGAAGAAATGTTAAGCAGATTAAATAAAGATTTGGAATTTATTGAAGATTTATTTGAGGTTAATGTTGAAAATATTCCGCCTCTTTATCATGTAATCGATTTGCCCGAATATTTAAGAGAAGATGAAGCAGGAGAAACTTTAGACAATCAAACTATAATGAATCTTTGCAGAAGCGGAGAATACGGTTATATAGTCGTTCCTGCAGTTCCAGCGGCTTTAGAAAATAGCGAGCATCAGGCAAAAAAGATTTCTAAATAA
- the lepB gene encoding signal peptidase I produces MKEKTNFFIFKIAVLWKIFVRLILGFIIAFFIFGIITIFVRFDKMKSSAMSNSTKNSIEKNETVITSKLRYAIAIKPFVSSLTGKTIIFSRPKRGDIIFMTDPRSSRENFIKRFFSYVIYFATFGNVNISKKRYLIKRVIGLPNETIEIREKKVYINGSFLEESWANINNDLRFLNSEVSGRDNFGPYIIGYNEYFVLSDNRDYGYDSRDFGSVNFSFINGKVINR; encoded by the coding sequence ATGAAAGAAAAAACAAATTTTTTTATATTCAAAATAGCGGTTTTATGGAAAATTTTTGTAAGACTTATTTTAGGATTTATAATCGCTTTTTTTATTTTTGGAATAATTACTATATTTGTAAGATTCGATAAAATGAAAAGTTCCGCCATGTCAAATTCTACAAAAAATTCTATAGAAAAAAACGAAACTGTTATAACTTCAAAATTAAGATATGCGATTGCAATAAAACCTTTCGTATCTTCTCTAACAGGAAAAACAATTATATTTTCAAGACCTAAACGAGGAGATATAATATTTATGACAGACCCAAGAAGTTCGAGAGAAAATTTTATAAAAAGATTTTTTTCTTATGTTATTTATTTTGCAACTTTTGGAAATGTCAATATTTCTAAAAAAAGATATTTGATAAAAAGAGTTATCGGGCTTCCAAATGAAACTATAGAAATAAGAGAAAAAAAAGTTTATATCAACGGAAGTTTTTTAGAAGAATCTTGGGCTAATATAAATAACGATTTGCGATTTTTAAATTCTGAAGTTTCGGGAAGAGATAATTTTGGACCTTATATTATCGGCTATAACGAATATTTTGTTCTTTCGGATAACAGAGATTACGGATACGACAGCAGAGATTTTGGAAGCGTCAATTTTTCTTTTATAAACGGAAAAGTAATTAATCGTTAA